The genomic DNA AAGCAAGTGCAGAAAATAAAATTATTAAATTCATTTTTTCTACACCTGTCTCCTTTCGTCAAGGTGGTTTCGATAATGTTTTACCAACTAAAGAATCTGTATTTAATAGTCTTCTAAACCGCTGGAATAAATATAGTGGAGTTGAATTAAATAATATTCCTCTAGACGCAATTTATCCTAGTGCTTTTAATATCAATACTGAAATTATCAGCAATTATGAAAGTAAATTTATTGGTTGTTTAGGTGAAATTAGTTATCGCATTCTTGGCAATGTAGAAACAACAGGAATTAAACAAATTAACGCCTTATCTGATTTTGCTTTATATGCAGGTATTGGGAGAAAAACAACAATGGGAATGGGAATGGTAAGGAGAAGGTGACAGTTTTTAGGTGACAGGTGACAGGTGACAGTTTTTAGGTGACAGGTGACAGGTGACAGTTTTTAGGTGACAGGTGACAGGTGACAGGTGACAGAGAAGAAGTAAGAAGTGAAGAAGAGGATTTTTTTATGAAGATTGAATCACATAGAGATTTAATTGTCTGGCAAAAATCAATGGATATGGTTGTACAAGTTTATCAATTATCAGGATTATTTCCTAATACGGAAATCTATCGTTTAACGTCACAAATTACTCGCGCTGCTGCATCAGTACCCGCTAATATTGCTGAAGGTCACGCAAGAGGAACAAATAAAAACGATTTTGCTCATTTTTTATCTATAGCTAAAGGTTCATTAATGGAAACAGAAACTTTTTTAATGCTGGCAGTTAGATTAAATTATCTCACTTCAGAACAAGCAAATCCTACATTATCTCTAATCATAGAAATCAGTAAAATGCTCACTTCTCTTCGTTATCGCATCTTAAATACTCCATAAATAACTGGATTCAAACTATCAAATCTCACTTTTTAGAATTAACTATGTCTCAAAATAAACAAACTCACTCTCTTCCTACTGTCACCTGTCACCTGTCACCTGTCACCTATTACCAACCTGTCACCTCATCTGATGATTACGTTAACATTGCTTCACTCAACCAATATTCCTATTGTCCCCATCGTTGTTGGTTGATTCATTGCGCTGGTGAATTTATTGATAATCAATACACTATTGAAGGTACAAGTTTACATGAACGAGTTCACACAATGAGCGAAGGAAACAGAGATGAAATTTACCAAATTAGGGCAATTTATCTCAAATCTGATCAATATCAATTAATTGGTAAATCGGATTTAATTGAGTTTGAAAATGGCGAATTTTACCCAATTGAATATAAACGTGGACGCAAGGGAGAATGGGATAATGATGAATTACAAGTTTGCGCTCAGGCTTTGTGTTTGGAGGAAATGACGGGTAAAAATATCAATTCTGGTTATATCTATTATGCCCAAACTCATCAACGTCAATTAGTAGAAATTACTGAAGAATTACGAGCAAATACTATTGCCACTATTGAAGCTGTACAAACTTTGCTTTTTACAGGTGCAATGCCAAAACCAATAAAAACAAAACGCTGTAATGGTTGTAGTTTATTTTCTCGTTGTTTACCCCAAGCTGTTGATAAAGTCGGACGTTATCAAGAAGCAAATTAATCATCAGAGGTAATGGGTAATTGGTAATTGGTAAAAATACTCTCTTACCTTCTTACTGTCACCTGTCACCTGTTCCCTGTCACCTATTTGGAGGATTTTATCATGGGTACTCTTTACGTTTCACAAGCAGATTCTTTTATTGGTAAAGTTGATGAAAGAATCCATGTCAAGTTTGAAAAGAAAACTATCATAGATGTAGCTTTTATTAAGTTAGATGGTGTGGTAGTTTTGGGTCGTTCTACAGTCTCTCCTGCTGTGGTTTCTGAATTGATGAATCGTCATATTCCTCTATCTTTTATTGATGAAAGAGGTCATTACTTAGGCAGATTACAACCGGAAATGTCTGGTAATATTTTTGTGAGAAAAGCACAATGGCAAGCAGCAGGAAATACACCCCAATCTGTTCATATTGTCCAGGGTTTTGTCCGAGGTAAATTAAAGAATTATCGTCAGCTTTTGGTACGTCGGCAACGGGAATCTGATCATCTTGATTTAGCTGCTGATATTACTCGTCTGGAAAATATAATTTCTGCAATTGATAAAACAGAAAGTATTGATTCTTTACGAGGTTTAGAAGGTGCTGGTAGTGCTGTTTATTTTGGTTGTTTCAATCGCTTAATTATTAATCCTAATTTTGAATTTACTAAGCGTGTCCGTCGTCCACCTACTGACCCGGTAAATTCATTATTGAGTTTTGGTTATTCTCTGTTACGTCATGATGTTCAAAGTGCTGTAAATATTGTGGGGTTTGATCCTTTTTTGGGATATTTACATTTTGATCGTTATAATCGTCCTTCTTTGGTGTTAGATTTAATGGAAGAATTTAGACCTTTGGTGGTTGATGCTTTGGTTTTAACTTTGTTGAATAAACAGTTTTTAAAGCCGGATGATTTTATTAGTGAACCTTTGAGTAATGCTGTTTCTCTTACTGCTGAAGGTAGAAAGATTTTTCTGACTAATTATGAAAAGAAAAAACAATCGGAGTTTAAACACCCGGTAATGGGTAAAAAATGCACTTATCGAGAATCTTTTGAATTACAAGCTAGGTTATTAGCTAAATATTTGATGGGAACAACTGATAAGTATCCTCCTTTATTTATTAGGTGACAGTTTTTAGGTGACAGGTTACAGGTTACAGGTGACAGTGAAGAAGTGTTACCAATTACGAATTACGAATTACGAATTACAAATTTATGAATGTTGTTGTTTCTTATGATGTTTCTGAGGATAAACGTAGGACGAAAATTCACAATATCCTCAAGTCTTATGGTCAATGGGTGCAGTATAGTATTTTTGAGTGTGAATTGACTGATACTCAGTATGCTAAGTTGAGATCGCGTCTTAATAAACTCATTAAGTCTGATACCGATAGCATCCGTTTCTATTTTCTGTGTGCTTGCTGTCACGGTAAAATAGAAAGAATCGGTGGTCAACAACCCCGCGATCACACTATTTTCTTCGCTTGATGCGCCAGGGGGTGGGTGTAAAAATTTCGGTTTCTCAAAAATCCTCTGAAGTCTTTTCTACACAAGGCTTTGCTGATTTTTTCTCTACCTAACCCCTGGCGCACCTTACACTGTAAGACTTTCAGCGTTTTTTACTCTTGACACTATTCCTGAAATGGACTATGATGATGACGTTGGCGCAATCGAACCTTGAAAACTTAATATACTAAGGGTTTCAAAGTGCCGCAGTTGAAATTTCACCTACTCCCTATTAGGGATTGAAACTTTAAGACGATTTTTAAAATTGATTGTTTTGAAATTGTTGAAATTTCACCTACTCCCTATTAGGGATTGAAACTTATACTGTTTTTGGATTCTTTACCCCATTTTCTACGTTGAAATTTCACCTACTCCCTATTAGGGATTGAAACAGGGTTAATCTCTAAGAACTTATCAACTAGAGATTTAGGAGCGAGTTGAAATTTCACCTACTCCCTATTAGGGATTGAAACATCAGTTGTCAGTAGTTTAGAACGACTAGCTAAAGTTGAAATTTCACCTACTCCCTATTAGGGATTGAAACTGTACGTAATAATCCGAGATGAGGTGACAGACTGGGTTGAAATTTCACCTACTCCCTATTAGGGATTGAAACCCTTGGTATTCCCAAACACTAATAGAAATATCTTTTGTTGAAATTTCACCTACTCCCTATTAGGGATTGAAACTTACAGAATCAATTGGAAGGATGCAGCTATACACAGTTGAAATTTCACCTACTCCCTATTAGGGATTGAAACTCTATACAGCCACTGCATCCGGTTTTATACTGTTTTTGGATGTTGAAATTTCACCTACTCCCTATTAGGGATTGAAACGGGTCTAAAACTGGACATCCACTTCAATCTTTTGTTGAAACTTCCCTAAATCCCTATGAGGGATTGAAACCTTTGCTTCTAGCCTTGTGAAATATACGCTAAAATACCCACAGTAACTAGCTTTTTTAACTTTTAATTGTCTGCTAACTTTTAAATTCCTAACTCCTTATGACCATACAAAATACTGTTGAATTCCAAGATGCCTATGATGTAATTATCGTCGGTGCAGGTCACGCTGGTTGCGAAGCAGCTTTAGCTACTGCTCGCCTCGGTTGTCGAACTCTGCTATTAACCCTTAACCTCGATAAAATCGCTTGGCAACCTTGTAACCCCGCAGTCGGTGGCCCGGCAAAATCTCAATTAACCCACGAAG from Okeanomitos corallinicola TIOX110 includes the following:
- a CDS encoding four helix bundle protein, producing MTGDREEVRSEEEDFFMKIESHRDLIVWQKSMDMVVQVYQLSGLFPNTEIYRLTSQITRAAASVPANIAEGHARGTNKNDFAHFLSIAKGSLMETETFLMLAVRLNYLTSEQANPTLSLIIEISKMLTSLRYRILNTP
- the cas4 gene encoding CRISPR-associated protein Cas4; translation: MSQNKQTHSLPTVTCHLSPVTYYQPVTSSDDYVNIASLNQYSYCPHRCWLIHCAGEFIDNQYTIEGTSLHERVHTMSEGNRDEIYQIRAIYLKSDQYQLIGKSDLIEFENGEFYPIEYKRGRKGEWDNDELQVCAQALCLEEMTGKNINSGYIYYAQTHQRQLVEITEELRANTIATIEAVQTLLFTGAMPKPIKTKRCNGCSLFSRCLPQAVDKVGRYQEAN
- the cas1d gene encoding type I-D CRISPR-associated endonuclease Cas1d, which produces MGTLYVSQADSFIGKVDERIHVKFEKKTIIDVAFIKLDGVVVLGRSTVSPAVVSELMNRHIPLSFIDERGHYLGRLQPEMSGNIFVRKAQWQAAGNTPQSVHIVQGFVRGKLKNYRQLLVRRQRESDHLDLAADITRLENIISAIDKTESIDSLRGLEGAGSAVYFGCFNRLIINPNFEFTKRVRRPPTDPVNSLLSFGYSLLRHDVQSAVNIVGFDPFLGYLHFDRYNRPSLVLDLMEEFRPLVVDALVLTLLNKQFLKPDDFISEPLSNAVSLTAEGRKIFLTNYEKKKQSEFKHPVMGKKCTYRESFELQARLLAKYLMGTTDKYPPLFIR
- the cas2 gene encoding CRISPR-associated endonuclease Cas2; this encodes MNVVVSYDVSEDKRRTKIHNILKSYGQWVQYSIFECELTDTQYAKLRSRLNKLIKSDTDSIRFYFLCACCHGKIERIGGQQPRDHTIFFA